From the Patescibacteria group bacterium genome, the window AAAATTCCGCAAAGCAATCAGAAAGATTTTGCTCGTATACCGGCAGATCCGAAGGTTTTTTATGGCAAAGGCTGCTCTGATTGTAATCACGGTTACAAGGGCCGCATAGGAATTTTCGAAGTTATGTCGATAACTCCTAGCATCGAGGAGTTGGCGGTGACCAAGAGGCCGGCCAATGAGATCAAGGAGGTTTCAATCAAAGAGGGCATGATTACGATGAAACAGGATGGAATACTCAAGGCCTTTGAGGGTCAGACAACGATAGACGAAGTTTTCCAGGCAGTGATCAACAGTTAATTTCCTTGCTTTGGCTCCTTATTTACATTAAAATAAACATAACATAATAAAAGTCCTGGGAGGGGCATGGGTGACGGAAGCTCGATAACTAAGTACTTGGATTTTGCGATTGCACAGAACGCTTCGGATGTTCATTTTTCTGTTGGCGTACCTGCGATGATCCGAGTAGACGGACGGCTTGCCGCTATCCCTGATGCGCCTATAATTTCCGATGCTGTGGCCCAAACTTTGATCACATCTTTCGTGCCCAAAGATCTATTGTTGACTCTCCGCCAGAAGAGAGAGCTCGACTTCTCCTTTGGCTACAAAAATATGCGTTTTCGTGTAAATGTATACTTCCAGAAAGGCTCAGTATCTGCCTCTCTCCGCTCGATACCGAAGGAAATCCGAGGTTTCAAGGAGCTTGGCCTTCCTCCAATTTTGGAGAAATTTACAGAGCACAGCCAAGGCTTTGTCGTGATTACCGGGCCTACTGGTTCGGGCAAGTCGACAACTTTGGCAGCGATGGTCAACAAAATCAATCTGGAAAAAAGAAAACACATCGTCACGATTGAAGATCCAATAGAGTATGTCTTTGAACATAAGCAATCTCTGATTTCGCAGAGAGAAGTTGGGACGGATACTAATTCGTTTGCAAGGGCGCTTAAGTCTGCATTGCGCGAAGACCCAGATGTTGTCCTGATCGGCGAAATGCGAGATCTGGAGACGATCGAGGCGGCCATGACTTTGGCCGAGACAGGCCATTTGGTCCTGACCACCTTGCACACCAACTCTGCCGCACAGACAGCTGATAGGATCGTCAATGTATTCCCGCCGCACCTACAGCAACAAATTTCGAGTCAATTAGCCTCAGTTTTGCTCGGTGTCGTCTCGCAACGTCTAATCCCACGCATAAATGGCGGTCGGGTGATGGCGGCGGAGATCATGGTTGCCAACACAGCTGTCAAAAGCTTGATCCGAGACGGCAAGAACTTCCAAATTCCAAATATTATCCAAACTTCTGCCGCAGAAGGCATGATCAGTCTGGACAAAGTATTGGCTGAATTGGTCTCGAAGGGCGAGATTACACTCGAGGACGCATTGAACTTTGCAATTGATCAAAAAGCGTTTAAAATGATGGTATACTAACAAAAAGTAGAAAGTTGAAAGTATAAAGTTCAAAAGATTAAGTTGAAAGTCTAAAACCGAAAGGGTCATGCCGAAGTTTCTCTACAAGGCTAGGAATAACAAAGGTGAGGTTGTCACCGGAACAGTGATCGCTCCAAACCATCCAGAGGCGGAAGCGGTTTTGATAAAGAACAATTTGATACCTGTGGATATCGTATCTGGCAAACAAGAGGGTCTTTTCAAGCTTCTATTCAACAAAGTATCGGTCAAAGATCGCGCGATCATCTCCAGACAGCTTTCTACCATGCTTGCGGCAGGTCTTCCTCTGTCCAAGGCGATTAGCATCCTGATCAAACAGGCCAAGAATGAAACAATCAAGAATATATTTCTCGATATCTACAAGGATTTGGAGCAGGGATACAGCTTTTCAATCGCTCTTTCCAAGCATCCAGAAGCCTTTGACCGCGTCTTCGTCAGTGTTGTTGGCTCAGGCGAATCTACTGGCAAGCTCGATTCAGTGCTCAATGAACTCGCCAATCAGCTCGAACGCGATAGCTCCTTCAATTCAAAAGTGAAGGGCGCCTTGGCTTATCCAGGTTTTATCTTCGCTATGGTGATCGTGGCCGGTTTTTTCATGCTCACAGTCGTGATCCCCAAGCTCAAAACTATGTTTGATAGCGCAGGCAAAGAGCTTCCAATCATCACCAGGATGCTTCTCTA encodes:
- a CDS encoding type IV pilus twitching motility protein PilT; its protein translation is MGDGSSITKYLDFAIAQNASDVHFSVGVPAMIRVDGRLAAIPDAPIISDAVAQTLITSFVPKDLLLTLRQKRELDFSFGYKNMRFRVNVYFQKGSVSASLRSIPKEIRGFKELGLPPILEKFTEHSQGFVVITGPTGSGKSTTLAAMVNKINLEKRKHIVTIEDPIEYVFEHKQSLISQREVGTDTNSFARALKSALREDPDVVLIGEMRDLETIEAAMTLAETGHLVLTTLHTNSAAQTADRIVNVFPPHLQQQISSQLASVLLGVVSQRLIPRINGGRVMAAEIMVANTAVKSLIRDGKNFQIPNIIQTSAAEGMISLDKVLAELVSKGEITLEDALNFAIDQKAFKMMVY
- a CDS encoding type II secretion system F family protein codes for the protein MPKFLYKARNNKGEVVTGTVIAPNHPEAEAVLIKNNLIPVDIVSGKQEGLFKLLFNKVSVKDRAIISRQLSTMLAAGLPLSKAISILIKQAKNETIKNIFLDIYKDLEQGYSFSIALSKHPEAFDRVFVSVVGSGESTGKLDSVLNELANQLERDSSFNSKVKGALAYPGFIFAMVIVAGFFMLTVVIPKLKTMFDSAGKELPIITRMLLYASDFMQKWWWLVALLIVGLILLIKVWGGSPKGSRFFSKLQMSIPGLKTVMESMHMYRFTRIMSMLISSGVPLLDALKIGSAVMDNPIYESALTNVASQVEKGVPFSVQLLKEPVFPQLIGNMVAVGEETGELDKVLNKVADYYEEATNESVKTISSLVEPAILVLVGIAVAFMVFAIYVPIYQINTSVGG